The proteins below come from a single Neospora caninum Liverpool complete genome, chromosome IX genomic window:
- a CDS encoding putative PEK kinase, whose amino-acid sequence MLVSKYATAGGQAEVSSGAFRMAKASGPTLTRGAKGGECRDPARYDSSLKAASSFMASPSKLERTTGWPEPPAAWLPSAETTKAEEGKDAAGAFNWGFSRHEGRETPRDFAAGGCRLQAANRNEHGASQHLPSQGDSQGLGAPDLSGGTKVKRGDEAERTRVNGDGCRVSPKGENVDVNYTSHASSKSGVNASFVGLKGVGGDAASGLLAPQKMDKPSGNNSCASAVYADLSLVCPLHAYRFCLRDFDFGGFLGDGAHGCVFVARERRSGFVCVLKCITKAHLVRGGNEALLKKEVELQAHLKHPHICCMYTWFQTSSAIFLVMEYCLKGDLFALLDKTTFGFDERTVAKWRNGVRGSATIGGGIPCGRVFSPHPGLRTKHAQVFFVFQENVLVDHTDKLKLADFGLSAHIGGEHRKRGVSINRGTCGDNVCSFDEKSDIWTIGILGFELFFKFPPFGSQCHIDEETVMQNIRNKHWSERVEQEALRDPRVNEKLLSMSDDFKAFLSACLNKKASLRPTAEALLEFPFLQKNNPEVVNSVHFLQQPRHQQGHKGFNQPAGPWQTPRPTCC is encoded by the exons ATGTTGGTCTCCAAGTATGCCACTGCTGGAGGTCAGGCGGAAGTGAGCTCCGGCGCATTTCGGATGGCGAAGGCTTCCGGACCCACGCTGACTCGCGGGGCGAAGGGCGGCGAGTGCAGAGACCCAGCGCGCTACGACTCCTCTCTCAAGGCCGCGTCCTCGTTTAtggcctcgccctcgaaaCTCGAGCGCACCACAGGCTGGCCAGAGCCGCCTGCCGCCTGGCTTCCCAGTGCAGAGACCACCAAGgccgaagagggaaaggacgCGGCTGGAGCGTTCAACTGGGGCTTCAGTCGCCACGAAGGTCGGGAGACACCCCGCGACTTTGCGGCCGGGGGATGCAGGCTGCAGGCGGCAAACCGAAACGAGCATGGCGCTTCGCAGCACTTGCCAAGTCAAGGCGACAGCCAGGGGCTCGGCGCACCAGACCTTTCTGGCGGGACGAAGGTGAAGCggggcgacgaggccgagaggaCGCGCGTAAACGGAGACGGATGCAGAGTCTCCCCCAAGGGCGAAAATGTCGACGTGAACTACACGTCCCATGCTTCGAGCAAGTCGGGGGTCAACGCCTCTTTCGTAGGTCTCAAGGGTgtcggcggagacgccgcctctGGACTACTGGCTCCCCAGAAGATGGACAAACCGTCGGGCAACAACAGCTGCGCGTCCGCGGTGTACGCGGACCTATCCCTTGTGTGCCCCCTCCACGCTTATCGCTTCTGTTTACGGGATTTCGATTTCGGAGGATTCCTCGGCGACGGAGCGCACGGATGTGTCTTTGTCGCTAGGGAGCGGCGGAGTGGCTTCGTCTGTGTGCTGAAGTGCATCACAAAGGCGCACTTGGTCCGGGGAGGGAACGAGGCTCTGCTCAAGAAGGAAGTCGAGCTCCAGGCTCACTTGAAACACCCCCACATctgctgtatgtacacctggtTCCAAACCAGCAGCGCCATATTCCTCGTCATGGAATACTGCCTAAAAGGAGAtctcttcgcccttctcgacAAGACGACTTTCGGCTTCGATGAACGCACCGTTGCCAA ATGGCGGAACGGTGTCAGAGGCTCTGCAACTATCGGGGGCGGGATCCCGTGcggtcgcgttttctctccccaccCAGGCCTACGCACAAAACATGCACAAGTCTTTTTTGTGTTTCAGGAGAACGTCCTGGTCGACCACACGGACAAGCTGAAGCTTGCCGACTTTGGTCTCTCGGCCCACATTGGCGGGGAACATCGCAAGCGGGGCGTCTCCATCAACCGCGGCACTTGCG GCGACAACGTTTGCAGTTTcgacgagaaaagcgacaTCTGGACGATCGGCATTCTCGGCTTTGAACTGTTCTTCAAGTTCCCTCCCTTCGGCTCGCAA TGCCACatcgacgaggagacggtGATGCAAAACATCCGCAACAAGCACTGGAGCGAGAGAGTAGAACAGGAAGCCCTGCGGGATCCCCGAGTCAACGAGAAGCTTCTGTCGATGAGCGACGATTTCAA GGCTTTCCTGTCGGCCTGTTTAAACAAGAAGGCTTCCTTGCGCCCGACGGCCGAGGCGCTCCTCgagtttcctttcctccagaAAAACAACCCGGAGGTCGTCAACAGTGTCCACTTTCTCCAGCAACCGCGGCACCAACAAGGCCACAAGGGATTCAACCAGCCGGCAGGGCCTTGGCAGACGCCGCGGCCGACGTGCTGCTAA